From the Clostridia bacterium genome, the window ATTAGTAACAACGAGATTAAATACCAGAGCCAACGTTTGCCCATCCAATCCAACTAGGATACCTCCCTTACGCCATACCACCGCTGATCCTTAAAAAGACCGGTACTTACAACCAACCCTAATAACCACCTAGTGAGGCTAATTGCCGTAAACATACTAGCGGCGATACCAATGGTCAGCGTCACCGCAAATCCGCGAATGGGCCCGCTACCGAAGTACCACAAGACCAGGGCGGCCAATACGGTAGTAACGTTAGAGTCTAGAATGGTACGAAACGCATGCCGGAAACCAGCGTCTACCGCTGCCCTCAAGGTTTTGCCCCGTCGCAGTTCCTCTTTTAATCGCTCATAAATCAAAATATTGGCATCCACCGCCATGCCCACTGAAAGTAACAAAGCCGCAATGCTAGGAAGAGTAAGGGTAGCTTTGGCTAGGGCCAACGCCCCTAGTACAATCAGCGCATAAACCACTAAGGATAGATCGGCTACTACACCCGGAACCCGATAGAGGACAATCATAAACAGAGCTACCGCAATCAAAGCTACGACAACGGCAATCTGGCTCTTAGCCAAGGAGTCAGTACCCAAGGTGGGACCGACGGTCCGCTTCTCTATAATCTCCACATTTACAGGCAGAGCGCCACCCCGGAGGAGCGCGGCTAGATTGGCAGCTTCATCATAAGTAAAGTTTCCCGTAATGACCGCTTTCCCATCGGGTATTTCCTGCTGGACTGTGGGCGTAGTTAGGGGTTGACCATCCAAGTAAATCCCTATAACTCGCTTGGGATCTCTCTCATCCGGGTACTGCTGTACCAACCGCCTAGTTTCTTGGGCAAAAATCCTGGTGCCATCCGGGTTAAATTCCAGAGCAATTTCCGGCTTATTGGTTTGCTGGTTAAAGACCGCCTTAGCTGTCTTGAGATCCCGGCCGGTTAAAATGACCTTTTGATTGTCTTCGGTTCGAAACTCTAAAAGAGCTGTCTTGCCAATGAGCTTCACTGCTTCATCAGGGTTTTTTACCCCGGCTAGCTCTACGATGAGGCGGTTTGCGCCTTCCTGCTGGATAATTGGTTCGCTAACCCCAAGCTGATCAACCCGCTCCCGCATCACCGCTTGTAGCTGGCTCATATCCTCTGCGCTGACCGGCTTTCCCTGGGTCTCCTTAGCCTGCAGAGTTACATGCACGCCTCCTCGCAAGTCTAAACCCAAATTCATATGCCTCAGGATAGGCCCGGTAGCTAATACTCCGGCCAAGATAATGGCGGCCGTTACAACCAGTAACCGGCCTAGACTCCCCCTGTACATATCTCTCCCCCTCAACTTGCACTATTGCACCTATTATACAGCTCCGCATTTACCGGCTCAATCAGGCAGCGTGTTGCTAAATAATAATACTTATAAAAGTCTATTCCCGTTAACCTCTAACCCAAAGCGACAACCCAAAACTAAAGCAGCTCGTTGGCACATTAGCATGCGACTCAAAAAAATCTCGAAGTACTCCACTACCGGGCTGATCTTGGTAGCAATAGATAGTTCTAAGGTGATGCTCTTTTTGGCAGGCTCTACCCGAAGAAAGGACTTTTCCACCGCGAAGTTAACCCGGTCATGAAGGTCAAATGTGGCCGGATCTTGATTGTATACCCGAGAGCGATGGACATCAGATTTGTCAGCCAGGATCAGGGCAGCTGCCACCGGGCTGACTGCACGCCCTTGCCCTTCTTCATGGTTTCCAATAGCTGACACAACTCTGGCGACCTCTTTGGGGTCCATTCCTAGCCGGCGCAGAATCGTAAACGCCATTAAGGCACCTGCTTGAGCGTGGTTATGTCTGCCGGCTACGTTGCCAATGTCATGCAAATAGCCAGCAATGGCAGCCAGTTCGCGATCCCGTTCTTGGCTGCCCAAACGTTCCAAAATATTATAAGCAATACTTGAAACTAGTTTGACATGCCGGTGACCATGCTCAGTAAAACCCATGGCCCTCAAATATTGGTTGCCTTGAGTTATATAGGTTTCTACTTCAAGATCCTTTTGGACCTCGGTTAGGGTTACCACTAGTCGCCTTCTTTGCCTCCAACATAACCTATCCCAGTTTTCTCCACTTCAATTTCCACTTTATCAGCAATACGCACCATGACGCTGGTGTCTTTGACTTTAGTAATGCGCCCATGAATGCCACCTACGGTGATAACGGGATCGTTAACCTTAAGTTCGCTTAGCATCTTTTGGCGCTTCTTTTGCTGCTGCTGCTGAGGCCGGATCATTAGGAAATACAAAATGGCAAAGAACAAAACCAGGTAGATAATTGTTGCTGTCCAACCTTGCGTGGGCAATAAAGACACCATCCTTTCCCATTATCCAGTTACACAAGTAATTCTCTTTCGACAGGCAAGCGTTAATCCCTTTCTGTCGTCATA encodes:
- a CDS encoding HD domain-containing protein is translated as MVTLTEVQKDLEVETYITQGNQYLRAMGFTEHGHRHVKLVSSIAYNILERLGSQERDRELAAIAGYLHDIGNVAGRHNHAQAGALMAFTILRRLGMDPKEVARVVSAIGNHEEGQGRAVSPVAAALILADKSDVHRSRVYNQDPATFDLHDRVNFAVEKSFLRVEPAKKSITLELSIATKISPVVEYFEIFLSRMLMCQRAALVLGCRFGLEVNGNRLL
- the yajC gene encoding preprotein translocase subunit YajC, which encodes MVSLLPTQGWTATIIYLVLFFAILYFLMIRPQQQQQKKRQKMLSELKVNDPVITVGGIHGRITKVKDTSVMVRIADKVEIEVEKTGIGYVGGKEGD
- the secD gene encoding protein translocase subunit SecD, which encodes MYRGSLGRLLVVTAAIILAGVLATGPILRHMNLGLDLRGGVHVTLQAKETQGKPVSAEDMSQLQAVMRERVDQLGVSEPIIQQEGANRLIVELAGVKNPDEAVKLIGKTALLEFRTEDNQKVILTGRDLKTAKAVFNQQTNKPEIALEFNPDGTRIFAQETRRLVQQYPDERDPKRVIGIYLDGQPLTTPTVQQEIPDGKAVITGNFTYDEAANLAALLRGGALPVNVEIIEKRTVGPTLGTDSLAKSQIAVVVALIAVALFMIVLYRVPGVVADLSLVVYALIVLGALALAKATLTLPSIAALLLSVGMAVDANILIYERLKEELRRGKTLRAAVDAGFRHAFRTILDSNVTTVLAALVLWYFGSGPIRGFAVTLTIGIAASMFTAISLTRWLLGLVVSTGLFKDQRWYGVREVS